Below is a window of Vicinamibacterales bacterium DNA.
CTGCTCCTGCGGCGGCAGGCCGCGAAGCGCCTGCGCCAGCGCCTCGCTCGCGCGGGTCGCCAGTTCATGGGGGTCGTCGAAGCCAAGCCAGTCGGTCGAACCGGCCGGCGCCGGCACATCGTCAAGGACATCCGGATCGGTGAACCGGCGCGAGCCCCGGCGCGGCAATCTCGCCCACACCTCGTCGCATTCGTGCCGCGATTTCGCCTGGCCCGTCGTCACCAACGTCTCCACGGCCTCTTCGTAGTCCCGGCCGTCGCGGCTCACCAGCTTTTCGAGTTCCACCGCGACCGGGCCCAGCGTGCGCGCCTGCGCGCTGGGCCGCCAGCGGCCCCACTGCGCGTTGCGCCAGTCCTGGAACAGGTGGAGCACCACCGAGATGAGGTACGTGCGCAGGCTGCTCGTGCCCCGGAACTTCCGCAGCACGGCACACTCGTCGGCAATCAGGCGCAGGCGCGCCCACGACGAGAACTCATCGCCGTCGTCGGGTGCGAGCCGATGCCGGCGGCTGACGAAGGCGAGAACCGCCTCGATGGTCTCCGAGTGTTCGGAGTACGAATCTGTTGACGACACGCTTAGGAGGAGTTCCGCGGATTATGGTGACAATCCGGCTCGTCAACAAGGGGTTTCCGGCGCTATCTTGTCACCTGGAGTCGTATAATGTCCCCCCGAGACCGTGATCCGACGACTCGTGTCCTTCCTGAGAACCTACCGGAAAGCCCGCCGGCTTGGCTTTGCGCTGCTGGACGCGATGCGCGCCGCGCGAGTCAACTCGCGCGGCGCCTAGTCAAGAAGCCGGACTCTACTTAATCGCCGCAATCACGCGCTTGGCGAACTCCGCTTCGTTGCCGGCGTGCCATCGCCACACCACCACCAGATCGTGATCGGGTGAAATCAGGATGGTGTTGCTGCCGGCGCCGCGCGCGCCGTAGACGTTGGTGGGCAACCCCGGATAGTTCTTGCCCGCCGTGTTCAGCCACCACAAGTAGCCGTAGTCGGGCCCGTGCGCGCTCGCCGACACCGCGGCCTTCACGTACGCCGGCGGCAGCACCTGCTTGTCACCCCACTTGCCGCCGCGCAGCCACAAGTACCCGAACCGCGCCATGTCCCACGAGTTGATCCACACGCCGCCGCCCCACCGCGTGCCGCCGCTGACCGACGGCATCTTCTTGCCGTCGATGGTGACGTAGCTGTTGTGGTACGGCACCCACTTCCAGGCGTTGGAGGCGCCGATCACGTCCATTACCTCATCGCGGAACACCTCGGGCACCGGCTTGCGGAACGTCTGCAGCAACGACATGCCGAGCCGGTTGATGCGAACGTCGTTGTATTCGTAGAAGGTGCCGGGCCGCTTCAACTCGCGCGGCTTGCGCTCGCCGTCGCCGAACGCCTCGGCGCCGACGAAGTCGTCCTTCTTGCCGAACATCGTGCCTTCCCACTCGGTTTCCTGCTGCAGGTGCATCTTCCAGGTGACCTGCGCGTTGCGCGGGCCGTCGTAGCCGCCGTCCTTCACCGTGGCGCCGACCGGCGCGTCGAGGTCGGTGACTTTGCCGTCACGCACCGCGATGGCCGCCACCGTGGACATCATGCTCTTGGCCACCGAATAGGTGGGATCCACCCACGTGGTGTCGCCGAATTCGGCGACGACGTAGCCTTTGTAGATCACGAGGCCGTTGGTCTTGGCGCGCCTGGTGGGGACCGAGCCGAGCAGCGACCCGAAGATTTTCTCCTGGTCGGAGAAATCCATGGCGCGCGTGGACTCGCGCGACTGCGCGAAGGCGACGGCCTCGGCGAGCCTCGCCGGGTCCATGCCGAGTTCTGCGGGCGTCTTCTTCGCCCAGGCGCCGGCCGGCGGGTAGTACGGGGCGCTCTGTGCCGAAACGAACGTGGCCACGGAGACGCAGAGGCACAGAGAAGACAGGATCTTCAAAACCAAAGGCCGGTTGCGCAGGTTGATCGCTCTCATTGATTCATTCCCCTAACTAGTGCCAGAAGGGCGGGACTTCAGTCCCGCCTAGTAACCGGGGCCCAACAACACCGCATTCATGAACAACAACATCGTCGATTCGGTAAACGCCCGGTAGTTCGGGTCTTCGGCGAAGCCGATCACGTGGCCCTGGCCGAAGGGCTGGTGCATCAGGAACGCCTTCTGCACCAGGATGTCCTGGGCTTCCGGCCAGATCAGGCCGGAGGCGATCAGCTTGTCCTTGGTGGCGTAGATGCCGACGTTGCGCCCGCTGTTCAACTTGAGCGGCGCGAACACGCGGTTGCCCTCGATCATCACCTGCGTCTCGGCGTCGTTGCCGGCGGTCAGCCAGTGATTGGTGTCGAGCGTCACGCGCAGGATGGCGCCGGGCTGCGAAGCGGGGCGTTCGCGATCGGGTTGAATCGCCTTGTCGTAGTCAAAGACCTCGCCCGGCTTCGGCGCGGCACCAGCAGCACCCGACGCACCTGACGCACCCGATGCACCTGATGCACCCGCGGGCGGCGCCACATCCGGCCGCCCGTCCTTGAGGAGACCCGTCGTGTCGAGCAGCCCGACGCTGGCGCCGGTGGCCCAGCGCGTGGCCTCGGCCATGGTGACCAGCGTGCCGCCGCTCCTGAGCCAGTCCTTCACCCGGTTCAACACGCCGTCGTTGATGGTGCCGTTGAAGTTGCCCGACGGCATCACGATGACGTCGTAGTCGTTGAAGTTGGCGCGGCCCAGCGAGCTGGTGCGCACCGCGGTCACGTCCTGGCCGAAGCGGCGCTCGAGCACGTAGCGGGTCCAGCCGGCCGACAGCGTCTGCGTGGGCGTGTCCCACACCAGCAGGACCTTGGGTGACTTCAACGCCTGCACGTCGTTGCTGCCCAGCGACGTGCCCTCGTCCACCCACGTAGCGTCGATCGGAACGATCTCGGCGCCGTATGTCGTGCCGAGCGCGGCCAGCTTGGGGTTGAGGTCAGCCGGGTTCTCGGCGTTGCGGAAGAACGCCGTGCCGATCGGATAGCGGCGACCGTTGTGCGTGAAAGCGCCGCCGACGCTGCGGATGCGCAGTCCCTGCCGGAGGGCGTCGGCCGAGAGGGCGGCGGCGCTGGAGCCCCACGGCATCAGG
It encodes the following:
- a CDS encoding sigma-70 family RNA polymerase sigma factor — protein: MSSTDSYSEHSETIEAVLAFVSRRHRLAPDDGDEFSSWARLRLIADECAVLRKFRGTSSLRTYLISVVLHLFQDWRNAQWGRWRPSAQARTLGPVAVELEKLVSRDGRDYEEAVETLVTTGQAKSRHECDEVWARLPRRGSRRFTDPDVLDDVPAPAGSTDWLGFDDPHELATRASEALAQALRGLPPQEQLIIRLRYLDGFTVPRIADAIGGEQKPYYRRIEQIHEKLGASMMAAGVTVEELHALFSNPEAELGEILAAELGKLRVGPSTSSNAGGGA
- a CDS encoding serine hydrolase yields the protein MATFVSAQSAPYYPPAGAWAKKTPAELGMDPARLAEAVAFAQSRESTRAMDFSDQEKIFGSLLGSVPTRRAKTNGLVIYKGYVVAEFGDTTWVDPTYSVAKSMMSTVAAIAVRDGKVTDLDAPVGATVKDGGYDGPRNAQVTWKMHLQQETEWEGTMFGKKDDFVGAEAFGDGERKPRELKRPGTFYEYNDVRINRLGMSLLQTFRKPVPEVFRDEVMDVIGASNAWKWVPYHNSYVTIDGKKMPSVSGGTRWGGGVWINSWDMARFGYLWLRGGKWGDKQVLPPAYVKAAVSASAHGPDYGYLWWLNTAGKNYPGLPTNVYGARGAGSNTILISPDHDLVVVWRWHAGNEAEFAKRVIAAIK